CGCACGCCGATGTCCATCAGGAACTGGAAGAAACCTTCCTGATCCTCCAGCACATTGCTCCAGAACGGCGAGTGATACAGCGCCACGGCGCCATGCACCAGGGCCCAGGCGGCGCAGTAGTGGAAATACGGCGGCACGTCTTCAAGCTTGCCTTCACTGATACGCCCCTTGATCAGCAGGGTCAGGCGTTCGAAGTTCGAGGCGCGGATCTTGTGCAGCTCCTCGACCATTTCCGGCACCTGGTGCCCCTTGACCACCTTCTCTTCCAGGCGGTCGAACAGGCGGTAGCGCTGCGGGTCACGCATACGGAACTCGAAGTAAGCGCGAGACAGCGCTTCCTTGTCCTTGTCGACATCGGCCGAGTGCAGCAGCTCGTTCAAGTCGCGCTCGTAGTCGAGCATCAGGCGCAAGTAGATCTCGGCCTTGGATTTGAAGTGCTTGTAGATGGTGCCCTTGCCGATACCCACGGCATCCGCAATCATCTCTACCGTGACGCTGTCTTCGCCCTGTTCGAGGAATAACTTGAGTGCGGTGTCGAGAATTTCCT
This genomic stretch from Pseudomonas synxantha BG33R harbors:
- a CDS encoding TetR/AcrR family transcriptional regulator — its product is MHKEPRKVREFRRREQEILDTALKLFLEQGEDSVTVEMIADAVGIGKGTIYKHFKSKAEIYLRLMLDYERDLNELLHSADVDKDKEALSRAYFEFRMRDPQRYRLFDRLEEKVVKGHQVPEMVEELHKIRASNFERLTLLIKGRISEGKLEDVPPYFHYCAAWALVHGAVALYHSPFWSNVLEDQEGFFQFLMDIGVRMGNKRKHSTELPGPEKGNETPAT